In Thermodesulfobacteriota bacterium, the DNA window AGCTCTCCAGCCGGGCCACTCCCCGCTGGTCCAGGGTGTCGCCCACGTCCCGGTAGTAGCGCCGATCCCCCAGGTAGTCCATCTTCAGCCGCGCCCGGGTCCGGTCGGAAAACCGGCTCCCGTGGAGCACGTTTACCGTGTACCGGTCGCTTTGTTCCTTCCGGTCCCGCAGATAGCTCGCGTCCGCGACCCCCTCGTGTCCCTCCGCCAGCACGTAGCGAAGCTCCGCCCCTTGGGTCCACCCGCGCCGGGCCCGGTACTCGAGCCGCAGGGTGGCGTCGGCGTTGTCGGCAAACGCCCAGTAGTACCGGATTCCGGTGAGGAACCCGTCCCGGTCGGTGAACCCCGCCCGGGGGATGAGGAACCCCGACTGGCGCTCCCTCTTCACGGGGAAGAGGAGATACGGGGTGTAGGCCACGGGAGCCCCCTCCACCCAGAAGGCGGCACCGCGACTCACCAGGTACCCTTCGAGCTCCACCTCGATGCGGCGGGCCTCCACCCGCCAGCTCGGCCAAGTGCCGTCGCAGGCGGTGAACCCTCCGTCCTCCACCACGTAGGACACCGGGCCGGTCTTCCGGAAGCGCCGACCCCAGACCCGGTAACCCTCCCGGGCGATCCACAGGGAAGCGTCCTCCACCTCCCCTTCCTGGGTGTCCAGGTCCAGGGCCAGCCGGCTGCACCGCAGCACGTTGCCGTCCGGGTCTTCGAGCACCACCTCCCCCTGGGCCTCGGCCCGCCCGGTCCCGCGCTCGTAGGCCACCCGGTCGGCCTTGAGCCGGTAGCCCTCCCACCGGATCCCGACCTGCCCCTGCGCCTCCAGCCGGTCGCCCAGCTCCAAGACCGCCAGGGTCTTCGCCCGGATCTCCACGGGGCCGCCGTTGGGGCGCACCCACTCGATCCGCTCCTGGGCCCGGGCGACGCCCCCCAACGCCAGCGCGGCCACGAGGAGGAGGCCCCCCAGGAAAGGCCCCGCCCTCACCGTACCCAGCCCAGGGAGCGCAGGTGGGTGCGGGCCTCTCCGACCGTGGTGAGGGAGCCCGTCACGCACACGAGATCCCCCGGGGCGGCCCGCTCCAGCGCCCAGTCCAGGGCGGCGGCCACGGTGGGCAGGGCTTGGAGCTCCCCGACCCGGAGCTCCCGCGCCAGCCGCCCGATCTCTTCGGGGTCCCGGGCCCGGGCCGACGCGGACCGGGTCACGACCACCCGCTGGGCCAGGGGCACCAGATCCGCGAGGATGGAACGGGCGTCCTTGTCCCCCAGGATGCCCAGGACGAGCCACAGGCGCGCGTAGGAGAGGTCTTCCCGCAGGCTCCGGGCGAGCACCCGGGACGCGTGGGGATTGTGGGCTCCATCGAGCACCACCCGGGGTCCGGACCCGAGCACCTCCAGGCGCCCGGGCCAGCGGGCCTCCCGCACCCCGCGGCGCACGGCGTCCTCCGGCAGGCGCCAGCCCCGCTCCTCCAGCACCTCCAGGGCCGCCAGGGCCAGCGCCAGGTTGTCCCGCTGAAAGCCCCCCAGGAGGCCGAGCTCCAGACCCGACAGCCGCCACCGGGGGCCCCGGTACTCCAGGCCTCCCGGGCCCTGGGAGACGTGGAAGTCGAGGCCCCGCACCCGCACGGCACACCCGCGCGACGCGGCGGCCTCCCGCAGCACCGCCAGGGCTCCCCCCTCGGCACCCGTCACCAGGGGGACCCCCGCCTTGACGATCCCCCCCTTCTCCCCGGCGATCGCCTCGGGGGTGGGTCCCAGGTGCTCGGCGTGCTCCAGCCCCACGTTGGTCACCACCGCCACCTCCGGAACGACCACGTTGGTGGCATCCAGGCGCCCGCCCAGGCCCACCTCGATCACCGCGGCGTCCACCGGGACCCGGGCGAAGTGGAGAAAGGCCATGGCCGTGATGACCTCGAACTGGCTCAGGCCGGCGGCCCCGGGGTGCTCGCGACCCGCCCCCAGCACCGCCTCGTAGAGGCCGGGAACGGCCTCGTCGGGCAGGAGGGCCCCGTCGACCCGGATGCGCTCCCCGAAGCGCTCCAGGGGGGGCGAGGTGTAGAGGCCCGTGCGGTACCCCGCCGCGGAGAGGACCGAGGCCAGGAGGAGCGAAGTCGAGCCCTTCCCGTTGGTGCCCCCCACGTGCAGGCAGGGCCAGGCCCGGTGGGGATCGCCCAGGGCGCGCAGGCAGGCCCCGATCCGCTCCAGGCCCAGGTGTATGCCGAACTTTTCCAGGGCGTCGATCGCCCGAAGGGCTTCCTGCGGCGTCACGAGCCACCCTTGCCGTGGGAGGAAACGGGCCGGGACACCGGGTCCGGCAGG includes these proteins:
- a CDS encoding putative LPS assembly protein LptD gives rise to the protein MRAGPFLGGLLLVAALALGGVARAQERIEWVRPNGGPVEIRAKTLAVLELGDRLEAQGQVGIRWEGYRLKADRVAYERGTGRAEAQGEVVLEDPDGNVLRCSRLALDLDTQEGEVEDASLWIAREGYRVWGRRFRKTGPVSYVVEDGGFTACDGTWPSWRVEARRIEVELEGYLVSRGAAFWVEGAPVAYTPYLLFPVKRERQSGFLIPRAGFTDRDGFLTGIRYYWAFADNADATLRLEYRARRGWTQGAELRYVLAEGHEGVADASYLRDRKEQSDRYTVNVLHGSRFSDRTRARLKMDYLGDRRYYRDVGDTLDQRGVARLES
- a CDS encoding folylpolyglutamate synthase/dihydrofolate synthase family protein: MTPQEALRAIDALEKFGIHLGLERIGACLRALGDPHRAWPCLHVGGTNGKGSTSLLLASVLSAAGYRTGLYTSPPLERFGERIRVDGALLPDEAVPGLYEAVLGAGREHPGAAGLSQFEVITAMAFLHFARVPVDAAVIEVGLGGRLDATNVVVPEVAVVTNVGLEHAEHLGPTPEAIAGEKGGIVKAGVPLVTGAEGGALAVLREAAASRGCAVRVRGLDFHVSQGPGGLEYRGPRWRLSGLELGLLGGFQRDNLALALAALEVLEERGWRLPEDAVRRGVREARWPGRLEVLGSGPRVVLDGAHNPHASRVLARSLREDLSYARLWLVLGILGDKDARSILADLVPLAQRVVVTRSASARARDPEEIGRLARELRVGELQALPTVAAALDWALERAAPGDLVCVTGSLTTVGEARTHLRSLGWVR